Part of the Venturia canescens isolate UGA chromosome 2, ASM1945775v1, whole genome shotgun sequence genome is shown below.
CGTCGACTTTggttatctgaaaaaaatacattttggaTTGGAATTCCATTAAATAAATATCACCTTACGTTGgaatacttttttctgaaTCTCATTTCTGAATCTAAAGCGATTGAAACGATTATaacgaagaaatttttcgTGGTTAACCTTTAAATTGAAATTACattaaatcaaatgaaaatacattaaaagtaaagaaaaaaatttcctttgaattgattgttttattttttagagaatcTACAAAGTAAAACGCGGAAGCCACACATTTTATCGGGTTTCTTCagaattttctaattttttaattttaatttttgccTCGTGAATTCGGAACTCTACAAAATAAGGAACAATTACGAATGGTGTTTCGCAAAAAATGATCATCCGCGATCGGACAATACATTTTACTGTAATGAAGAGAACCTCGATTCGGATTTCCGAATTCGGTTGAGAACTACTGTTGCCGAGTCTTTAATACTCGTTGCGACATCTGTGTTCAGGTTCGGTACAGCACGACTGCGGCTCTCATGATgcttactttttttctatctaAACTTCGTGTTTAGAAGGTTTAGAACGAAAGTCTCCCCCCGGTTTAttagaaaaatgacaaaaaaacatCGGTgttgttgatgaaaaaatggtttatGTCAACTAAAAGAATTCATGGAATATGAGCCGttgtcaaacattttttaacacACTCGAagcataaatatttttttcgcgtCTGCGAAAATATAGTTCATTCATATATTTGTACTTATATCACTGAGTTAATGAGAATTTTGTGAGAATTCATATATTTCTCGCTTCCTAAAGTTAGTagatcgatcgatttttcacattatttttcatattttaataattcgTAGTATTTTAAATCAACACATTCACTCTGTGTACAACCACGGTTTTGTGCAACTCATACACCAGTCAGCAGTCGAAATTGCAATGTGACGTGTCACGAAAACGTGTGCGCCACATACGTTACGTGATCACAACATAACCTCTTCGTCCGATCCTACGTTTTAATCTGAATAGTTCCTagcaaatatttatttatgtagAATATAAAGTTTGAAAAGAGAACATGGCGCCACGCGTTATTGGTGATACGCCGAAATTTATGGTTGTTATTGCAACGATTCTCATCACATGGACATGGAACGTTGGGATTGCTAGGAGTGCAGGTTTGTGATGTTCCATTACGATCTTTTCATTCGCTTTTTCAACCGTTCTCTTCATCCAGATgagaataaatcattttttaaaaaatattctcgtttCATTTGCGtttgttttcatttatcattatttcacgttttattcataaatttcatGTTAATACATGCACTTCCTGTTTtattacattgaaaaatcgattactCACAAATTGTTATGATAACAGGCAATTATGAGCACCATCATGATCCTCTGATTAAAGACACCATCGAAGatgtttttttcgagattttgCATCCTCCTGAGCTCAGTTACACATACAGAATACGTCCCACTGAAGATTTTGGAACACGTTTTGTAAGTATATTATgtcttgtttttatttattattttcgcgCGGGCTCGTTCTTTTTGGTTTGCTTTTACCTGTcgttttctttctattttgCTACTTTACGAACAACTTATTCTTGCGAGACaatttaaaatgaaatttattcaaagattttttcgagtcgctaccgcgactcttgATCTGTTTCGCCATCTCCCTCGCACTCGTGAAACTAATAGAGCGACTTACGTAGATGTCACTAGCAACATTTGATTCCATCGAAATTTTACCACGCGTAATTGGAGATTGGcggaaaatctgaaaaaatccaGCTTTCCTTGAGGCATTATCGATATTGATATGCCGCCAttacattataaaaaaaagtatgttCAACGCAATAAGTATTCTCACTCGCGCAGTCTCAAAAATAGTCaattacttttttgtttttctcaagTTATTCTCAAGTTTGGACAATCTCTTTTACAGAATCGTAGGTCTATAAACGTATAAACGTGTGCAATTTAaccttcaaaattttcaatatcacTTTCAACACAATCGTACTCGCGTTAgacatttttatcaattagaaTTTTTAATGAGAATGACTTCAGAAAGGAACTAATTGCTTATGAAAATTATAActaataatcaaaaatagtaaaaagtaaaaaaaaaaaaaaccttcagAACGACAGTTTTTCGGGTCGGAAAATCGCGCTTGTACCGGTAGAACCGGAAACGGGTTGCAGAAAACCAGACAACATCGAGAAACTGGACGGAAACGTAGCACTCGTGTGGCGCGGGgattgtacatttttccaaaaaagtgCAATAGCCGAGGACTCTGGAGCAAAAGCAATAATCGTAGCTGATTATCATACCAAATCAATCGACGATGAGAGGGAAAGTCCAATGTGGATGGATTACTATTACATCGAAATGACAAGTGGTGATAATGATCGTAAACGTAATATTAACATTCCAGCCGGTTTTTTGTTAGGTAAAAATGGTAGAATTATAAGAGACACCCTCAGACGATTGAAACTTCCTCATGCGATAATAAACATCCCCGTCAATTTGACGTTTTCCCCCATTACGGACTTTCACCAACCACCTTGGGTTGCTTTGTAAATGTTCAAACGAAACGCCACTGTGATAAATGTGTAATACTTGGACATAACCTCTGCAGTCATTTTTGTCCAGTTCAAAACATGAATTGTATCCTTTGAGTTTTACCGCTGTATATGCAGCGAGATTCACAAGATTTACTGggacgttgaatttttccatcttttttttcaaactatcAACTTGctaggaaaaatataaaaaagtaaCAATACTGAGGCGATACGTAATTTTGTCAACTTATACAGAAATATGTGTAGGAGAATTTAGACGgtataataaatttcattcgttgccTAATTTTTAATGTCTGAACACTCatctaaattttaatgaaaaaactagATTTTGCAACCCTGTTTGAAATCTTTCACGCATGTACGTACAGACGGATCAGTCACCTTTTGAATTTGGCATTGTTTAtgttcttgaaattttcacaatagATATTTCATACAGACTGGTTTGGGTGGTATTTGAAAGAACCTTATTCCCATTTTGGTGCATAAATGTTGAAATCCTGTTGTGTCAATTAAcaattaataataacaatcgaGTGGCGCaattaagaaataaaaattcgtggTCCATTGTTAACAAATTCTTTTTGACCCAACTACGtggttcaaattttttacttaCAATTAAATTGTGATCCACTgaaacataattttttctcatcattgatttcttcccattttttttccaacttgttcataattttttgaaatttaataaatgaaaaataaattctatgcaaatattgttttcttttttttagtttttttttttgatagaaGAACACGATATCCAGTTGCAAGtgaaatgcaattttttccctcttctAACACGtagttttattattaataacatACTCATTTCAAAGCAGTATAAATTTGTCTACTTTCATTTTTGTATAATAgttatttataatttcaaaTATTGTAAAGATTGTTTCGTTGATCGAAGCGTTTTGTGGTCTCTCAGGCATGTCACACACATATGCCAAAGAATATTAAACGGCTCAGGTCGCACAGTATTAAAAACAATGGCAATGTTgctttaatgaaaatttcaaatttctccAGCTCAAAGAGCTTAAGGATTCAGTCATAAATTTTTAGcattatgataaaaaaatgtattttcacagtatcccaaaaaaaaaattacttaaaTTTCAGTTGAATCTCAAGGAACTGAAatgcgaaaaaatgaaattgttctcaACGATTATATGTGTGGAACAGCCTCCAAGTGAAAagttaatagttttttttacaatattgaaaaggaagtaaataaaaatatatcatatcgtatttgttttcttttcacaAAGCATCGTACGCCTTGCTGCATATACCCGTATTTTGAtagacgaaattttttccgaacGACTGTTCATTTCGCAAGTTTATGTGTTAATGATATATCGCGATTCcacgcaacaaaaaaaaaataaagtaaaagaTTTGACGATGGAGTCCGGTCGAAGCTGAAGGTGGGTAAATTTAGGATTTGTAGCATTCGAGCCAACTGGTGCAAGGTCACTGCTACCCAGTTAAGTGTTGAGTCTCTTTTTCGAGCCAGCGCAGAGCTTGCAAGTTCTCCTGGCCTTGTAACAAAGGTCGTAGAACCTCCAAGCATTTTGTGTGATAAGAGTTGAGGTACGAGATCTGCAAATGATTGACAGTGATGATTAAGTACTTCGTACAgattttttgtgataaataaaatgaagacACGATGATGAGGGCACCCAAGTTGAGTAATAAATTGGGAATGAAAtcgattggaaattttttttcacatcttcTAATTTCTTTTCATAGCAAATAgagtataaaaatgaataaatcagAATTCGTCCCTTCTTATAGTGTGTTGCTCTATCGAGATATGAATTATATTGCTTCCTTTTGACGAAGTGAAAATAGCATCATGCGCGATGGATAcattggaaaagaaaaatgaaatcgaCGTCTTACCTCGAAATCGGTGAGTAAAGAACGATCCAATAAACTCGTTTGTATAGGCACAAGAGTTACAGTCTCAAATGTGAGAAAATCAATGTTTCTCCGATTATATTTTGTTGCAGTCTTCACAACGCATTCAATGTTTTCCAACCTTATCCCGAAACTTCCATCCTCGTAGTAACCAGGCTCTAAGCAATGGGAACGATGAAGAAATTGTCAGTTTGACAATGGTCAATGCAATATGGCGTGAACGATTTATCTATTCTATTAGCagaaatgaatgataaaatattgaaaaaagattgtAATGGAAAGAAATACAACGAAGGAAACAAGCCCTGGAAACTATTTTTACTTAATGAGTCCCctaaaatagagaaaaatctttttaccATTGGAAAGAAACATGTTGGGCTCAAGGCCCGGATCATCTGGATAAGGTCTCCAAGAGATACCAACAGGGCCTTCATGAACGTTGAGATATGAGCCAACACCATGTCCAGTTCCATGAAGGTACTCTAATCtgtaattgaagaaaaatgagccAGATTCGTaactaaaattcattttcatctccaatggaaaagttgaaaatttttattacccaACTTCCCACAAACTTTTTCGTGCTAAAGTATCCAAATAATTTCCTTTGATATGAGCTCGGAAAACTGCGGTCGACATGGAGCACATGCCTTTGAAGACACGAGTGAAGCAttcccgttgaaaatcggtCGGTTCGCCAAAGTGTAAAGTTCTAGTAACGTCGGTGGTTCCATCGTAGAACTGTGCACCAGAATCGCACAGATAAAGTTCTTTATCGGTGATTGTTGCGTCTGTTTCTGGCGAAGGCTCGTAATGAATGATCGCACCGTGGGCTCCGACTGACGAAATTGTCGTAAAACTCAAACCCACGTACTTGTCTTGTTCTCTGAttcgtgaaaattaaaaaacaattctgGTTAAAATCTGATTAAATATTGACGTGGGACGTGGAAATGGAAAAGAGGCTTTTGATACTTACTGCCTGAACTTTTCGAGACGTTGCGCACCCGATATTTCGGTGACTTTTTCGCGTTTGTTAACGATCATGTCTTCGAGCCAAGCAAAATATTTAACAAGGGCAACGGCATCGCGTATATGAGCGGCTTTCATTCCATTTGTTTCGACTTCATTCTTAACGGCTTTCATCATCTTGACTGGTGTAACAGCGGTGTGTTTAGACAATTTTTCGCAATCGGCATGCAGTCCATAACTCGATTGGTTGCTAATCCATACCCTGAGTGATTCGTTATTATTGGACAATTGTCGAAGATAAGGTCGGAGTTGTTCGTACGGATGATAAATAACGTCAACACCTTCATCTTTCATCTGCTTATCAGCTTCAGGAGTGATTCTTGATTGATCGACGAAGAAATGTACTTCGTCCTGTGTAAGTACGACGTAAGCGAAAAATACAGGATTGTAAGGAATGTCGGAACCTCGAAGATTCATAAGATAAGCAACTTCGTCGAGTTCTGCAATAACGAGAATgttcgtacgatttttttccatctcacGACGACACTGGCTTATCTTCTCGCTCGATTTTTGTCCAGTATAAATGAGAGGATGCGCAACAATAGGATTTAGTGAAAATGCAGGACGATCTTCCCCCCAAACACGATCAACCAAATTTTCATCCAACGGCATCAAGCGGTGACCAGCAGCTGTTAATGCTTTGTGCATATGTGCCCAAACTGTGTAACTCAATATATTTGGATCTGCTCCTACGGTCGAATTTGCTGGTAGAACGCTTATTAACCATTCTATACTCGTCGGTGTTGAAGGGGCTCCTTCGATCATCAATTTCCATGAATCCTTCGGATCCAATTCTTGGCTAGCTTGCACGAAATAACGACCATCCGTAAACATGGCTGCCTCTTTAGCTGTTATTATTGCTGTTCCCAATGAACCTTTGAAGCCAGAGATAAAACCCCTTCGCTCGTCTCTCTTCAATATATACTCCGATTGATGGGCATCCTccgaattaattattaaagcttGAATGCCCTTTCCTTTAATTCCACCTATCTGGACTACTTCCATCAACTCCCTTAGTTTGGACAATTTGACAGCACCAGTTTTCAACCCCATTGCTGATCTCCTGAAATATATGACCGTGTTGAAATAATCATAGTAGTTTtaagaattcatttttttttaacacgtTTCAGTAACGAACGAGTTTtctgaacaaaaaattcaatcactGATTTTAGATCAACTTAACTAATTGagtgaaagaaatatcaaaaaaaggaacttTAGAAAGCAAGAAAGGCCGAAGCTGAATATtaccagaaaaaaattcaaggtaataactcatgaaaaataattatgatgAATTGTAAAATTTGTCAAGACAGCTctcaaatgaatttcaaatcaaCTGTCGTAGTAACAATCCAATATAAAAACTAGTGTAAACTCTCGATGGTATAACAACAGTGAAGATTTTCTCTATAATAGACAAAGAAAAGTTGGAATGCCCTTCCCCACAATGTTAAGTGAAAAAAGCTGGACCTGACCTCAGTACATAATGCAgtgattaaaaataaatgaaacaaattacAATTATAATTGTAACACAGTCATTAACGAGAGAATtaagtgaatgaaaaaaatgttcacaatCTCTGTAAACTGGTCTCATTAATTCATTaataaccatgaaaaaaaatttgacttaCGATCGCTGACGTCGGTTTATTTTATAATGGAATTTCAGTaaccgaaaaaattgatatagaTTACCTGGTAGTGAGTGTATGACTTTTGAAACTGTTATACAATGATAATATCCAAACTTACCTTGTTTATCTTATCACCTGTTTCGAATGAATTATCACTGATTGTATACTGCTTATACTAAACTTTACGAAACGAAGGAATGTAAGCGAGtaataatatgaataaataatcaacTGAAATCAAGTCTCTTTGTCTTGAGATCGAGTTCGCGCCTCTTCTCGACTAAATTGATTAATATCTCACTGATCGTCCACATTCAAAGTGAAAATATGCTTATCGCTTCTCGGGCTTGGCTGGGAGGATAAAAAAACACGTGAGGATATCGAAGTGACGGAAGCTTCGGCTCAACCGACGATAGACAAACCCGTTGCAAAGTGACGTTCAgcgatcaaattatttttgcaGCTGCCAAACCGTCCGTCACTCTAAAAATAAACGTCGTCATGGACTCTCTGACACCAAGGTCACTTGATGGCGGtcaagatttttgttttttaattttgtctTTTAACCTTTATAGTATTTCGTTTTACCCTTGGATGCTGATCCCAACCGGAAATTCACGAAACTTTCATGAGTTTCAGTCGGTAATAAAAACAACTACTTATTTTGCTTTGATATACGTGATATACGCGAATGGTCGAAAAGATGGTTCGAgcaaaaaacaattattcaatCTTTGATTTATccttatttatcatttttttatatcgcaTATTGAAAATATCAACTAGAAGATTACTAGTACCGTATATATCATATTTTCACAACCGTCTTTCAGCGTCTTTCAGTAATGCGAGGACACGGTTTACGTCCATTCCTGTGTTGACGGCCAATAGGGTAGAGACTTTATCATTGCTGTCGGTAATTTACCAACAGtaacattttattattataccGATTGAGTAGGTGGCACTTGGGTGCTGCAGTATCGTAATTTTTCGCGGGAGCAACAGTTTTCGGTTTCCATTGGTGTCATTCGGTGTTCGTTGCCTGCTCATTCGTAACGTTGGTCTTACCGGTTTTAGCGCAACCACtatacatcgaaaataaacaaaaattctatcGAGTATGCCGGACCAGGCTTATAAAAAAGATCTAGAAGCTTACAAGAAAGATTGCAGAATTGCTTGCCAATACGGTATCAAATGCTATCAAAAAAATCCAACACATCATGAAAAGTACAAACACCCGCCAAAAAAAGCACAGGTAACCTAACATAATTTTGGAtcgacgaacattttttcgactGCTATCGTAACAATTGAAGAGAATGATAAAAATCTAGCGAGCCTCAGACCAGCTTTGTATTGATCCTAAAATTAATTCGAGTTTCTACGTATTCTCAAATAAACTGAGATTTCCTTGCAGATTTTTTACCTATAATTTTCCAAATCAATCATTCCACAAAGCTTAGCATAATAGATCAGAGAAAAAAGTAACTTATTTCCAAGAAATATTTAGATACATTTgtgatattttcaaattaatatcgTACCATTGAGGATTGTGTTACAATAAGTATTGTTTTTTATCTAGAAAATTAAGATTTCTAGATTTATTTAAGATTTTTAAGATTCTGCAGAATGATCTTCAATGTTCCTAATTTTCCATTGTGCTATGGCTTTctgtaaaaatttgtcatttttgtcaagattttttgattcattaattttaataaaattatattatttgatattttactTGACTTCCAAACCTCATATCATCTGCAATTCTCATATGAATAATTCTAATtgggaaattttatttccttttgatATAGAGTGaaagaaatattgagaaaGAATTAGGAAAGGGTAGAAAACGAAAGAGCAGCGATTCAGAGGATGAGTCTTCAAACATGAATGAACGAGAgacaaaatggaaaaaggaAGATGAATCAGCAGAGAGGGCACACAGTCTTTCACCAAGTCCAACTTCAATAGAAGAAAGTCATTCTAAAGCTGAGGAAGAGTCAAATTCATCTCTTATTAATGATTCCTATTCCAAAGGGGATACAGCCAGGTCTGAGCGAAATGACAGCGATTTGGTTGGGACTTCAAAGACTTTGGAAAAAGTGActggcgaagaaaaaaaaattgttgataaaaCAGTGAAGAAAATTGTCGTGGATTCATCTTGGGAAAAGTTTGATCAGACAATCCATAAGCTCTTCCTCACGAAAATGCCTGATGACTTCTATTTGTTCTATGATTTCTGTAAAAGTCTATCACCGAAAGATCCCACGAATGCCTTCAAACTTGTGGATATACAGCTCGTCGGTCCATACGACGTTTTGAGCAGTAAGATAACTGCTGATAATCATGACGACACTGAAAAGTATCTCAGACATTGGAGATATTATTATGATCCTCCAGAATTCCAGGTATgttacgttttttcgctttgcACTTCCTTAGTATTCTCTGCATTATTTaatagaaatatttatttccagACAGTCTTGAAAGGAAACAACAAAGATGGTTTGCATTATGGATATTGGCGTGATGATATCGACCAGCCACCTATTTATGTAGCAAAAAACAATGCCAACAAAGATTGCATTATAGAACCAGTAGCTCCTAACATTTTTGGAGCAATGAAGTGAGTACATTAATTTTGGCAGTGATTCCATTTTCGAATGAGATTTATATTGTTTCGACGTATATGCTTTCGACTTTTTACGAGTTCTGTTCACCGATCGCTCTCACCTACAATAATTCCTTTATTTATTCTTCTATATTAATAAACCTgtactgttattttttttgtatcagCAAGCACATTAACATGAGGATGGCCAGGGCGAATCCTTTCGAGAAGGGTCCAATGCTGAAATTGTCAAAACGGCTTAAAGACTTTGCTAAAGAAAAAGGCATCAGTTTGGACTCTCAAAATTCGGACATGCGTACCAGAGATCGGAATGTGGTGGCCAAGACTTTTCATGGTGCTGGTATTGTTGTACCTTACGACAAAAAAACACAGCTCGGTTACAGAATTCTTGGAGCAACGGACAGTAcgtatgaatgaaattttgtttttatcctTCAACCACGGATAAAgtttaattttctcttaattaaTTTGGGACTTTGCTGTTTTCCAATGAATTCTAGTCAAAATTAATCTGTATTCCAGGtcaattgaagaaaatattaaaacggATTGATGAAGCAGAATCGGATGAGGAACGAAGGAGTGTGATGACGGGTCTTGAGGAAGTTGTGAGAATGGCGACGATAGCAGCAGACGAGTGTGACTTTGGCACTTGTTTAGAATTGGGTCATGACTTATTCTCCAGCGGCATTGTACACGTCCAAGGAATCGGATTACGTATGCTCGCTTCAGCCTACAATCTTCTTGATcgcaaaaaattcatcagaatTGCTGAGGCTCACGCAAAAGATCGCAAGAAGGGTTGTGACCTGGGCGTTATTTGAAGAGCCATGGCCTCTGAGAATTTTTTGAGATTCGAATTATCTAAATCTACTTGTAagcgaaaaaagaaacataaTGAAGTTGGgccaaaaaaaacgaaattttctgaATCCAGTTAGAGGCACCAGAGCATACATGATTTGCGTTTAATCTCGAATTACACGAAATAATCACAAAGAAggtgaaaaaatggagaaataaaTGGTAGGCTCATGGAACTACTTCATCGGTTCCACCAAAACTTTCGTTGCAACAAACCTTTGACTATGAAAACGCTCCTAATAAAGAAGAAGCagaaaataatcgataaaatatagaagattttgaataatttctcgtaatgaaaattcatgtgGGAGAGAGCAAGAAAAGAAGAACAATAGTGTCAGGATCGATAATGTCCACTTCAAATTACCCCCTAATGATATTACTTAATACTTGAACGATATATTTTATATGTAAATATGTATATTACTCTGATACAGTTTCGGTGTCTTTTATAGACAATT
Proteins encoded:
- the LOC122405748 gene encoding PRADC1-like protein gives rise to the protein MAPRVIGDTPKFMVVIATILITWTWNVGIARSAGNYEHHHDPLIKDTIEDVFFEILHPPELSYTYRIRPTEDFGTRFNDSFSGRKIALVPVEPETGCRKPDNIEKLDGNVALVWRGDCTFFQKSAIAEDSGAKAIIVADYHTKSIDDERESPMWMDYYYIEMTSGDNDRKRNINIPAGFLLGKNGRIIRDTLRRLKLPHAIINIPVNLTFSPITDFHQPPWVAL
- the Hpf1 gene encoding histone PARylation factor 1 isoform X2, which produces MPDQAYKKDLEAYKKDCRIACQYGIKCYQKNPTHHEKYKHPPKKAQSERNIEKELGKGRKRKSSDSEDESSNMNERETKWKKEDESAERAHSLSPSPTSIEESHSKAEEESNSSLINDSYSKGDTARSERNDSDLVGTSKTLEKVTGEEKKIVDKTVKKIVVDSSWEKFDQTIHKLFLTKMPDDFYLFYDFCKSLSPKDPTNAFKLVDIQLVGPYDVLSSKITADNHDDTEKYLRHWRYYYDPPEFQTVLKGNNKDGLHYGYWRDDIDQPPIYVAKNNANKDCIIEPVAPNIFGAMNKHINMRMARANPFEKGPMLKLSKRLKDFAKEKGISLDSQNSDMRTRDRNVVAKTFHGAGIVVPYDKKTQLGYRILGATDSQLKKILKRIDEAESDEERRSVMTGLEEVVRMATIAADECDFGTCLELGHDLFSSGIVHVQGIGLRMLASAYNLLDRKKFIRIAEAHAKDRKKGCDLGVI
- the Hpf1 gene encoding histone PARylation factor 1 isoform X1, with protein sequence MPDQAYKKDLEAYKKDCRIACQYGIKCYQKNPTHHEKYKHPPKKAQSERNIEKELGKGRKRKSSDSEDESSNMNERETKWKKEDESAERAHSLSPSPTSIEESHSKAEEESNSSLINDSYSKGDTARSERNDSDLVGTSKTLEKVTGEEKKIVDKTVKKIVVDSSWEKFDQTIHKLFLTKMPDDFYLFYDFCKSLSPKDPTNAFKLVDIQLVGPYDVLSSKITADNHDDTEKYLRHWRYYYDPPEFQTVLKGNNKDGLHYGYWRDDIDQPPIYVAKNNANKDCIIEPVAPNIFGAMNKHINMRMARANPFEKGPMLKLSKRLKDFAKEKGISLDSQNSDMRTRDRNVVAKTFHGAGIVVPYDKKTQLGYRILGATDSQLKKILKRIDEAESDEERRSVMTGLEEVVRMATIAADECDFGTCLELGHDLFSSGIVHVQGIGLHDRELRAKGVDLFDKKCLFSKSIHPFELEFCILFRYTKSHFFGERIHKSSSSSFSMSCNSGPVLRLSPLGPYKFNYPVVQQLPI
- the LOC122405747 gene encoding xaa-Pro aminopeptidase ApepP-like: MGLKTGAVKLSKLRELMEVVQIGGIKGKGIQALIINSEDAHQSEYILKRDERRGFISGFKGSLGTAIITAKEAAMFTDGRYFVQASQELDPKDSWKLMIEGAPSTPTSIEWLISVLPANSTVGADPNILSYTVWAHMHKALTAAGHRLMPLDENLVDRVWGEDRPAFSLNPIVAHPLIYTGQKSSEKISQCRREMEKNRTNILVIAELDEVAYLMNLRGSDIPYNPVFFAYVVLTQDEVHFFVDQSRITPEADKQMKDEGVDVIYHPYEQLRPYLRQLSNNNESLRVWISNQSSYGLHADCEKLSKHTAVTPVKMMKAVKNEVETNGMKAAHIRDAVALVKYFAWLEDMIVNKREKVTEISGAQRLEKFRQEQDKYVGLSFTTISSVGAHGAIIHYEPSPETDATITDKELYLCDSGAQFYDGTTDVTRTLHFGEPTDFQRECFTRVFKGMCSMSTAVFRAHIKGNYLDTLARKSLWEVGLEYLHGTGHGVGSYLNVHEGPVGISWRPYPDDPGLEPNMFLSNEPGYYEDGSFGIRLENIECVVKTATKYNRRNIDFLTFETVTLVPIQTSLLDRSLLTDFEISYLNSYHTKCLEVLRPLLQGQENLQALRWLEKETQHLTG